Proteins encoded in a region of the Pirellulales bacterium genome:
- a CDS encoding UPF0175 family protein — MIALDLPDAALSALRRSPEEFAREMRLAAAIHWYARGIISQEKASQIAGLSRTEFLLALAREQVPTFHVDFDQLQEELRRG; from the coding sequence GTGATAGCTTTGGATCTACCTGATGCCGCCCTTTCGGCCTTGCGCCGGTCACCCGAGGAATTTGCGCGCGAGATGCGATTGGCGGCGGCGATCCATTGGTACGCACGGGGCATCATTTCTCAAGAGAAGGCCAGCCAAATCGCGGGTCTCAGCCGGACGGAATTCTTGCTCGCGCTCGCGCGTGAGCAGGTTCCGACGTTCCACGTCGATTTTGACCAGTTACAAGAGGAACTTCGCCGTGGGTGA
- a CDS encoding DUF3368 domain-containing protein, giving the protein MGEPAVANASPLILFARANCFELLQLPSGEIIVPAAVEEELRQGSSHDSTVEAIARSPWIRVVADPVIPATIQAWDLGPGESAVLAWALGHPGCEAILDDLAARRCAAALGASVRGTLGIVLLAKQRGVIGQARPVVERLLQSGMYLSDNVVKRALALVGE; this is encoded by the coding sequence GTGGGTGAACCTGCGGTTGCAAACGCGTCACCCCTGATTCTATTTGCTCGCGCCAATTGCTTTGAGCTACTCCAACTTCCCAGCGGCGAGATTATTGTGCCCGCAGCGGTTGAGGAAGAGCTTCGGCAGGGAAGCAGCCACGACAGTACCGTTGAAGCGATCGCCCGCTCGCCCTGGATTAGAGTTGTCGCGGATCCAGTCATTCCTGCCACCATTCAAGCATGGGATTTGGGGCCGGGCGAATCCGCCGTGTTGGCTTGGGCATTAGGGCACCCTGGTTGCGAAGCCATTCTCGACGACCTCGCGGCCCGACGATGCGCAGCCGCGCTCGGCGCGTCAGTCCGTGGCACACTGGGAATCGTGCTGCTGGCGAAACAGCGCGGAGTCATCGGTCAGGCGCGTCCGGTTGTCGAGCGCTTGCTCCAATCGGGCATGTACTTGTCTGACAATGTGGTAAAACGAGCGCTGGCCCTCGTGGGAGAATAG